The Mauremys mutica isolate MM-2020 ecotype Southern chromosome 20, ASM2049712v1, whole genome shotgun sequence genome contains the following window.
GCTGCCCATTGCTTAGCCCAGTGAGCAGTGCAGGGGCCAGGCAGCCAGGCAGGGATCTGACAGCCTCTCCTGCTCCTCCCTTCCCAGGCTCCCTCCCGTTTCACATGAACTCCGTGATCCAAGTCGCAGAAGTGCTGGAATCTCACCACCTGGACGGACACCTCAACCTGACCGTGACGGAGCTCGCCCGAGGCCTGGGCTGCTGTGACAGCGAGTTCTACCAGCTCCTGCTGGGGGAGGCACCCGCCGTGCCCCCGGACCTGCCCTTCCTGAGCCAGGAGCAGAGATCCTTCCTCATGCGCATCGTGAAGCACAAAGTCCAGGTCTCCTCGACTGAGCAGGGGGTGGTGTTGCTCCCTGATGGCACCACAGTGGCTGTAAGCCCCTTGGTGGCTGGGATTGAAGCAGGGCTGAAGGGGAGGCGGGAGATGCCACTGCTCCCTGAGGCTTTAGAGCTTTTGCTAGTTACAACTGAGCCCTTGAACCAGACACATCCGGAGCTGCCCCTGACTATAGACGCCCTCTATGCAGTGACCATTGCCAAGGCCCTGGGCGTGGCCTTTCTCCTGGCCCAGGCCAATGAGAGCCAGGTGCCCATGGGGCCGAATGGCTGCTGGGACAGCGTGTCCAAGCCCCAGAACTTCACCCTCCTGGGCCGCCCGTCACACCTCACTGATGCCTTCGTCAATGGGGCGCTGGACGGGGTGATCTTGGGGGCACACCTGGCAGGGCAAGGTGTGCCCGCAGCCCCGCTGAGCACCCTGCTGAGAGAGTACTACGCTGGGGATGGCCTGGCCGGAGATAGCCAGGCCAGAAGCAACTTCAGGCGCCAGAACTTTGTGCAGCTCACCGAGGCCAGGCAGCTGGAGGAGCAGGTGGTGCATTCCCTCCAGCTGCTCCGAGCGCTGCCTCGGACGGCGCCGCTGC
Protein-coding sequences here:
- the PGLYRP2 gene encoding N-acetylmuramoyl-L-alanine amidase isoform X1 — protein: MGQTKLWFLAVLLGLCTWLEPGKGSLPFHMNSVIQVAEVLESHHLDGHLNLTVTELARGLGCCDSEFYQLLLGEAPAVPPDLPFLSQEQRSFLMRIVKHKVQVSSTEQGVVLLPDGTTVAVSPLVAGIEAGLKGRREMPLLPEALELLLVTTEPLNQTHPELPLTIDALYAVTIAKALGVAFLLAQANESQVPMGPNGCWDSVSKPQNFTLLGRPSHLTDAFVNGALDGVILGAHLAGQGVPAAPLSTLLREYYAGDGLAGDSQARSNFRRQNFVQLTEARQLEEQVVHSLQLLRALPRTAPLLSGVGDEELLAAASRAVQEFTEAYLECPAIIPRCMWGARPYKGTPTQLKLPLSFVYIHHTSSPSQPCRTFPECAADMRAMQRFHQDDRGWDDIGYSFCLLLPCCSFVVGSDGYMYQGRGWHWVGAHTRGYNSKGYGVSFIGDYMDTLPEAFALTLVRDNFLPCAVKGAKIRANYTVHGHRQMVHTACPGNLLYREIQTWQGFK
- the PGLYRP2 gene encoding N-acetylmuramoyl-L-alanine amidase isoform X2 is translated as MGQTKLWFLAVLLGLCTWLEPGKGSLPFHMNSVIQVAEVLESHHLDGHLNLTVTELARGLGCCDSEFYQLLLGEAPAVPPDLPFLSQEQRSFLMRIVKHKVQVSSTEQGVVLLPDGTTVAVSPLVAGIEAGLKGRREMPLLPEALELLLVTTEPLNQTHPELPLTIDALYAVTIAKALGVAFLLAQANESQVPMGPNGCWDSVSKPQNFTLLGRPSHLTDAFVNGALDGVILGAHLAGQGVPAAPLSTLLREYYAGDGLAGDSQARSNFRRQNFVQLTEARQLEEQVVHSLQLLRALPRTAPLLSGVGDEELLAAASRAVQEFTEAYLECPAIIPRCMWGARPYKGTPTQLKLPLSFVYIHHTSSPSQPCRTFPECAADMRAMQRFHQDDRGWDDIGYSFVVGSDGYMYQGRGWHWVGAHTRGYNSKGYGVSFIGDYMDTLPEAFALTLVRDNFLPCAVKGAKIRANYTVHGHRQMVHTACPGNLLYREIQTWQGFK